In Solanum stenotomum isolate F172 chromosome 6, ASM1918654v1, whole genome shotgun sequence, one DNA window encodes the following:
- the LOC125867045 gene encoding uncharacterized protein LOC125867045 yields the protein MDQLQPQQPVQVYPNNPNNFPNQPNNIPMTQSSSSHNSSNGSFVSVFVVLAIVFVISVIACVVGRLCSKKSNGPKVKKSHGQPQKQKERKHNKHNEFHNKREGGDIEFGFDKKIASSKVAAAHGDNHYKGPKPYKNASGGKGGVRFSDNHIDFKLGP from the coding sequence ATGGATCAATTGCAACCACAACAACCAGTTCAAGTTTATCCAAACAATCCAAACAACTTCCCTAATCAACCAAACAACATCCCAATGACTCAATCCTCTTCTTCTCATAACTCATCAAATGGTTCATTTGTGAGTGTTTTTGTTGTCCTAGCTATTGTTTTTGTCATATCTGTTATTGCTTGTGTAGTGGGACGTTTATGTAGCAAGAAAAGCAATGGACCTAAGGTGAAGAAAAGTCATGGTCAaccacaaaaacaaaaagagcgAAAACATAATAAGCACAACGAGTTTCATAATAAAAGAGAAGGAGGGGATATAGAATTTGGATTTGATAAGAAAATTGCAAGTTCTAAAGTGGCTGCAGCACATGGAGATAATCATTATAAGGGGCCTAAGCCTTATAAGAATGCTAGTGGAGGTAAAGGGGGAGTTAGATTTTCTGATAATCATATTGATTTCAAGCTTGGTCCATGA
- the LOC125867039 gene encoding NEDD8-specific protease 1-like, whose translation MMAKSGADEKILSYNDVVLRRSDLDILNGPNYLNDRIIEFYFSYLSSLFPSDDILLVPPSIAFWIKECPDPESLKDFMEPLHLSRRKLILLPINDNSDVCMAEGGSHWSLLAFDRNSNVFVHHDSSSGCMNEYHAKQVYKVTLPYTSSNATYKECPNTPKQVNGYDCGVYVLAIARVICQWYASSGTQDVDTLWFSHLEQVTPSAVSVMRNDILGLIKGLMAAPKTVA comes from the coding sequence ATGATGGCTAAATCCGGAGCAGATGAGAAGATTCTCAGCTACAACGATGTCGTTCTCCGGCGATCAGATTTGGACATTCTCAACGGTCCTAATTATCTCAATGACCGCATCATTGAGTTCTATTTTAGCTATCTCAGCTCACTCTTTCCATCTGACGACATATTACTGGTTCCACCTTCTATTGCTTTCTGGATTAAAGAATGTCCTGATCCTGAAAGCCTGAAAGATTTCATGGAACCACTTCATCTCTCTCGAAGGAAGTTGATTCTCTTACCTATAAACGATAATTCTGACGTGTGCATGGCTGAAGGTGGGAGTCATTGGAGCTTACTGGCTTTTGATAGAAACTCCAATGTATTTGTACATCATGACAGCAGTTCCGGGTGCATGAATGAGTATCATGCCAAACAAGTATACAAGGTTACTCTTCCCTATACATCATCCAACGCCACTTATAAAGAGTGTCCAAACACGCCAAAGCAAGTCAATGGTTATGATTGTGGCGTGTATGTTTTAGCTATTGCACGAGTCATCTGTCAGTGGTATGCAAGCAGTGGAACCCAAGATGTAGATACTCTGTGGTTCTCCCATTTGGAACAGGTCACTCCAAGTGCTGTTTCTGTGATGCGTAATGATATTCTGGGGTTAATAAAAGGTCTGATGGCTGCACCCAAGACTGTGGCGTAA
- the LOC125867021 gene encoding transcription factor bHLH90 produces MEKALEWLRPLVDSKNWEYCVVWKFGDDPSRFIEWMGCCCSGANGVDVNVKRENGGKQKFSSLCRDIQVQHPIRTKACEVLAHFPHSISLYSGIQAEVVTSNEPKWINHAEISNSNLSHDLKGTLVLIPVAGGLVELYNSKMIYKDQKTINFIINRFKLGSEEANSSVAQKEDQILDFFPYEKLNFCAPLLQYATSFPSSAPHISQVSESSANPSIQGSSTGSIPSNELTLCHSPPDHLSHNVPLSQSTEGYFEHTELQCSGNLSRMEDTTFPWKQENYIVAGDMFGMGKKRQKGPYQSKNLVTERKRRNRIKDGLFTLRALVPNITKMDKVAILGDAIDYINELQEKVKLYETELNKIEAEVTNNETPEMVLSDMTEMSKVTGQTNEKTQISVNTTDRTRMEVEVNQIGAREFLLKVSGSRKPGGFTRLMEAMNYLGLELVNVSCTTSGGEIVTVYIVEANVDRVLDAQKLRSSLIELTS; encoded by the exons ATGGAAAAAGCATTAGAATGGTTAAGACCACTTGTTGATTCCAAGAATTGGGAATATTGTGTTGTTTGGAAGTTTGGTGATGACCCTTCAAG GTTTATAGAATGGATGGGATGTTGCTGTTCTGGAGCTAATGGAGTTGATGTCAATGTTAAGAGAGAAAATGGAGGAAAACAGAAATTTAGTTCTCTGTGTAGAGATATTCAAGTGCAGCATCCTATTAGAACAAAGGCTTGTGAGGTTTTAGctcattttcctcattctaTTTCCCTTTATTCGGG GATTCAGGCAGAGGTTGTAACATCAAATGAACCAAAGTGGATTAATCATGCTGAGATTTCCAATTCAAATTTGTCACAT GATTTAAAGGGTACCCTGGTATTGATTCCGGTTGCTGGTGGACTGGTTGAGCTTTACAATTCAAAGATG ATATATAAAGATCAGAAGACAATTAATTTCATTATCAATCGCTTCAAACTTGGTTCAGAAGAAGCCAATAGTTCCGTAGcacagaaagaagatcaaattCTTGATTTCTTTCCCTATGAGAAATTGAACTTTTGTGCTCCTCTCCTGCAATATGCCACAAGTTTTCCTTCAAGTGCACctcatatttctcaagtatCTGAATCTAGTGCTAATCCCAGCATTCAAGGATCATCGACCGGTTCCATTCCTTCAAATGAACTTACATTGTGTCATTCACCTCCTGACCATTTATCGCACAATGTACCTTTAAGTCAATCTACTGAAGGGTATTTTGAGCACACGGAACTTCAGTGCAGTGGAAACTTGTCAAGAATGGAAGACACTACTTTTCCTTGGAAACAAGAAAACTATATAGTAGCAGGAGATATGTTCGGTATGGGTAAGaaaaggcaaaagggaccttATCAGTCGAAGAATCTTGTCACAGAGAGAAAACGAAGGAACAGAATCAAAGATGGTCTTTTTACTCTTCGAGCTTTAGTTCCCAACATCACTAAG ATGGATAAAGTTGCAATACTTGGAGACGCAATTGACTATATAAATGAACTGCAAGAAAAAGTAAAGTTATATGAAACCGAGCTCAACAAAATAGAAGCGGAAGTTACCAACAATGAAACTCCTGAAATGGTCCTATCAGACATGACTGAAATGTCCAAAGTTACTGGACAAACAAATGAGAAAACACAAATTTCAGTTAATACAACTGATAGGACGAGAATGGAG GTGGAAGTGAATCAAATTGGTGCAAGAGAGTTCTTGTTGAAGGTTTCTGGATCACGTAAACCTGGTGGATTTACGCGGTTGATGGAGGCCATGAATTACTTAGGACTTGAGCTAGTAAATGTGAGTTGTACCACGTCTGGAGGGGAGATCGTGACCGTTTACATAGTAGAG GCAAATGTGGACAGAGTTCTTGATGCACAGAAACTGAGATCTTCACTAATTGAGCTGACAAGTTGA